DNA from Micromonospora nigra:
CCGCGTACCACCAGGTCGGCGCCCGCGACCACCGCGTAGTCGTGGATGCCGGCGGCGCGCAACCGGGCCGCGGCCCGCTCCACCGCCCACCCGCCGAGCAGGCCGCCGGGGTCGAAGCCGCCGGGCACGGCCCAGGCGTCGAACCAACCGTCGGTGGCGGCCCGCATGGCGGCGCAGCGGTCGACCAGGTCGGCCAGCGGTGGGTACGACTCGGGACTGATCTCGTTCCGGCGCAGCCGGGACACCAGGCTCTCCGGTCGGCTGGGACCGTAGGTGAGATCGACGGCCCGCAGTTCGGCGACGGCGTCGCGCAGCGCCTCGACGACGCCTCGCCGGCCCAGCCGTGTCGGGGCGTTCAGCAGCAGCGTGTAGCCGGCGGTGGAGGTGCGCACCGAGTGCCGCACCGCGATCCGGTCGCCGGGGACGGTGCCTGACGGGTCGGCGCGGTGCCCCAGCCGGCCGAGCCGCAGGTCCGGCCGGCGGAAGGCCGAGGTGTCCACCCAGCGTGTCCGTGGCTGCTCGTCGGTCCGCATGGCACCCGCTCCCTCGTCGACGCTGCCGCGCTGCGGCGTCGCGTCGGGCCACCTGGCCCGGCGCGTTCCACGCTATTCGACGGAGATGACCACTTCGTGAATGCCGCCTGGGTAGTTGCTGTGCATCGGGAGGTCCCGAGATGTGGACGATTCGTACCGGGAGGCGGGACGTCGGCGTACCGTCGACCGGACGGTGGAGCGAAGGAGCTGACGGTGGCACGGATCGCGGTGGTGGCCGGGGACGGGATCGGACCCGAGGTGGTCGCGCAGGCCCGCAAGGTCGTCGACGCCGTGCTCCCCGGAGTCGAGGCCACCGAATACGACCTGGGCGCCGCGCGCTACCACCGCACGGGCGAGGTGCTGCCCGAGTCGGTGCTGGAGGAACTGGCCGGCCACGACGCCATCCTGCTCGGTGCCGTCGGCGACCCCACGGTCCCGCCCGGGGTGCTGGAGCGCGGGCTGCTGCTCAAGCTGCGCTTCGCCTTCGACCAGTACGTGAACCTCCGGCCGTCGCGACTGTGGCCCGGCGTGGCCGGTCCGCTGGCGGCCGTCAAGCCCGGCGAGGTCGACCTGGTCGTGGTCCGGGAGGGCACCGAGGGCCTGTACGCGGGTGCCGGCGGCGCGCTGCACCGGGGCACCCCGGCCGAGGTCGCCACCGAGGAGAGCCTGAACACCCGGCACGGGGTGGAACGGGTGATCCGGGACGCGTTCGCCCGCGCCCGTCGCCGCGAGCGCCGCAAGGTCACCCTGGTGCACAAGACCAACGTGCTCACCCACGCCGGTTCGCTGTGGGCCCGCGCCTTCGAGGCGGTCGCCGCCGAGCACCCCGACGTCACCACCGAGTACCAGCACGTCGACGCCGCGGCCATGTTCCTGGTCACCCAGCCGCAGCGGTACGACGTCGTCGTCACCGACAACCTGTTCGGCGACATCCTCACCGACATCGCCGCCGCCGTCACCGGCGGGATCGGACTCGCCGCCAGCGGCAGCATCAACCCCGACGGGGCGTACCCGTCGATGTTCGAGCCGGTGCACGGCTCCGCGCCGGACATCGCCGGTCGCGGAGTGGCCGACCCGGTCGCTGCGGTGCTGTCGGCGGGGCTGCTGCTCGACCAGCTCGGGCACGCCGAGGAGGCGGCCCGGATCACCGCCGCCGTCGGCTCGGAGCTGGCCGCCCGCACGCCGGGCGTACCGGTACGCACGGTCGAGGTCGGCGACCGGCTCGCGGCGTACGCCGCCTCCTGAGCGCCCGCCGCGCGAGCCTGCGCGGGCTGCCCCGGATTCCCCGGTCGACGCGTCGGCGGTTCCGTCGTGACGCCCCTGCGCCCGGATGGAGCTACCCGCTGAACGACCGTTCGGGGTAAGTTTTGGCTCACAGTCCCCGGCGCGCGGTTCCGTGCGCCGTTCAACCCCCAGGGAGGTCAGCGCGATGAGCGGTGGTGACACGCTCGAATTCGAGATCCGTCCGAATCCCGCGCCGGTAACCGCCGCCGACCGGGCCGCCCTGCTGGCCAACCCGGGGTTCGGCCGGGTCTTCACCGACCACATGGTGACCATCAGGTACGCCGACGGCAAGGGCTGGTACGACGCCCGGGTCGAGGCGCGGGCCCCCATCCCGATGGACCCGGCCAGCGCGGTGCTGCACTACGCGCAGGAGATCTTCGAAGGCATGAAGGCGTACCGCACCGCCGACGGTGGGGTCACCATGTTCCGGCCGGAGGCCAACGCCGCCCGGTTCAACACCTCCGCCCGGCGGATGGCGATGCCCGCGCTGCCCGAGTCGACGTTCGTCGAGTCGCTGCACCGGCTCATCGAGATCGACCGGGCGTGGATCCCCGAAGGCGAGGACGGCAGCCTCTACCTGCGGCCGTTCATGTTCGCCAGCGAGGTCTTCCTCGGGGTGCGCCCCGCCAACGAGTACCTGTACGTGGCGATCGCCTCGCCGGTGGGGGCCTACTTCTCCGGCGGGGTCAAGCCGGTGACGGTGTGGGTGTCACCGGACTTCACCCGGGCCGCGCCCGGCGGTACGGGGGCGGCGAAGTGCGGCGGCAACTACGCCGCCTCGCTGGCGGCGCAGGCAGAGGCCATCGAGCACGGCTGCGACCAGGTGGTGTTCCTGGACGCGGTGGAGCGCCGCTGGGTCGACGAGTTGGGCGGCATGAACGTCTTCTTCGTCTACGACGACGGCTCCGTCGCCACCCCGCCGCTGACCGGCACGATCCTGCCGGGGATCACCCGTGAGTCGGTGATCACCCTGGCCACGGCGGCCGGTCACCGGGTGCAGGAGCGACCGGTGAGCTTCGCCGACTGGCAGGCCGACGCGGCCAGCGGTCGGCTGCGCGAGGTGTTCGCCTGCGGCACCGCCGCCGTGGTCACCCCGATCGGGCAGGTCCGCTTCCCCGACGGGGAGTTCACGATCGGTGACGGTGAGCCCGGGCAGGTCACCATGGCCCTGCGCCAGCAGCTCGTCGACATGCAGCGCGGCAAGACCGCCGACCCGCACGGCTGGGTCCACCGGGTCCTGTGAGTCGGCGGCCCGCCCGCGTGAGTCGGCGGCCCGCCCGCGTGAGTCGGCGGCCCGCCCGCGTGAGTCGGCGGCCCGCCCGCCGTCGGATCATTCGAGCAGGTGGGTGCGCAGGGCGGTGAGCTGAGCCGACGAGACCCCGGCGTGCCGCAGGTAGTCCTCCACGGAGCCGTGGCCCTCGCGCAGTTCGGCGAGGAACAGGCGCATCGTCTCGGCGGGGGAGGCGAGGAACGGCGCCGGCACGTCCTGCACCTCGGGCAGGGTCTGTCGCAGCCAGGCGCTGAACCGCTGCGACGCCTCGGTGCTCAGGGCGTAGTCGGCGACGATGTCGTCGTCGTGCACGCCCAGCACCGACAGGGTCAGGGCGCAGACGATGCCCGTGCGGTCCTTGCCGGCCACGCAGTGCACCACCACCGGGGCGGCGGTGCTGTCGGCGATCAGCCCGATCGCCTCCGCCAGCCCGGCCGTCCCGGTCTGCGCGAGGTCGGCGTACCGGTCGGCGAGGTAGCGGGCGAGGTCCGCGCCGGGGGCGTACGGCTTCTCGGCCCAGTCGGCGTGTTCGGGGTGGATGTGCCGGTAGGTGAGCCCGTCGAGGTCGGGTACCCGACCGTCGCGGGCGACCTCTTGTGGCCGGCGCAGGTCGATGACGGTGCGGACGCCGAGGGCGGTGAACGCCTCGTGGTCGTCGGGCCCGATCCGGTGCAGCGAGTCGGAGCGGTACAGCCGGCCCCACCGCACGGTGCGACCGGCGTGCCCCCGGTAGCCACCGACGTCGCGGAAGTTGAAGGCGGAGGAGAGGGCGATCCTGCGGTTCAACTCGATCGGTTCCACGCAGACACGGTTACGGCCTCCCGCGTCGCGCGGGAGGCCGTAACCGTGCCGATGATCAGCGGGCGGTGCCGGGGGGCGTCGCCGTGTAGGTGTCGCCGTAGTAGCCACCGAGCTTGTCCCGGTAGGCCGGGTCGGTGTCGGTCTCGTCGTACTCCGGGGCGGCCTTGATCTGGTCCTTGCTCCGGTCGACGAAGACCTTCTTGTCGTCGTGGTCGACGCGGTTGACGGTGCCGGCCGGCAGCATGACCTTCTTGCCGAAGATCCACGGACCGGTGTCCACGACGAGGTAGCTGGCGTTCACCTCGTGGCTCGCCTCGTCGATCTTGCCGATCGAACCGTCGGTCGCCTCGACCTTGTATCCGACGAGGTCGGTGTCGGCGACCCCGGCGTCGTCGCGGTAGCGCCACGGGTCGAACGAACCGGCGGGGGCGCCACCGGCGAAGGCACCCTGGCCGCCGTGCAGCATCGGGTCCGGCGTGGCGTGCGTGGCGTTTGTGTCGATCCTGTCCATGGGATGTCTCCTGTCCCGACTTGGTAGTCGTCTCGGAGGTAGGTACTTCGTCGTCCCGAAACTTCCTACCCGGGCTCCCACGTCATACACACCGCGCCGGGATCCGATGTCAGATCCGCCGTCGTCCCGGTATGTGGATTCTGCCTCCCACATGTGCTCCGGGGTGGCAGAGTACCGAGCGTGACCAGCACCGTCCTCATTATTGGCAGCTAGCGCGCCGGCCCCCCTCCGCCGAGCGCGCAGACCTCCCGCATCCGCGGGGGGTCTTTTTGTTGCAGGTAGCAGGCTGGTCCGGATGAAGGGATCCCCATGACGTTCCAGGTCTACGACACGACCTTGCGCGACGGCGCCCAGCGTGAGGGCCTCAGCTACTCGGTGGTCGACAAGCTCGCGGTGGCCCGACTGCTCGACGAACTGGGCGTCGGCTTCATCGAGGGCGGCTGGCCGGGGGCCGTGCCGAAGGACACCGAGTTCTTCCGCCGGGCCCGCACCGAACTCGACCTGCGGCACGCGGTGCTGGTGGCCTTCGGCGCCACCCGCCGGGCCGGCGTCACGGTCACCGACGACCAGCAGGTGCGCGGCCTGCTCGACGCCGAGACCCCGGCGGTGGCGCTGGTGGCCAAGGCCGACCTGCGCCACGTCGAGCGGGCGCTGCGCACCACCGCCGAGGAGAACCTGGCGATGATCCGCGACACGGTGACCCACCTGGTCGCCGAGGGCCGGCGGGTCTTCGTCGACGGCGAGCACTTCTTCGACGGGTACCGGCACGACCCCGCGTACACCGCCTCGGTCGTCGAGACCGCGCTCGCGGCCGGCGCCGAACGCTTCGTGCTCTGCGACACCAACGGCGGGATGCTGCCCTCCCAGGTCACGGCGGCCGTCGCGGACCTCGTCGCGCGTACCGGCATCAACCCGGAACGGTTCGGCATGCACGCCCAGAACGACACCTCCTGCGCGGTGGCCAACACCATCGCCGCCGTCGAGGCCGGCGTACGGCACGTGCAGGGCACCGCCAACGGGTACGGCGAACGGCCCGGCAACGCCGACATCTTCGCCGTCGTCGCCAACCTCCAGCTCAAGCTCGGGATGCCCGTCCTACCGCAGGGCTGCCTGGAACAGATGGTGCGGGTCTCGCACGCCATCGCCGAGATCGCCAACATCGCCCCCGACACCCACCAGGCATATGTCGGGGCCGCCGCCTTCGCCCACAAGGCGGGGCTGCACGCGAGTGCGATCAAGGTCGACCCGGTGCTCTACAACCACGTCGACCCGTCGGTGGTGGGCAACGACATGCGGATCCTCGTCACCGAGATGGCCGGCCGGGCCAGCATCGAGCTCAAGAGCCGCGAGCTGGGTCTGGACCTGGCCGGCCATCCGGAGACCCTGTCGCGGGTGACCAGCCGGGTCAAGGAACTGGAGGCCGGCGGCTGGTCCTTCGAGGCCGCCGACGCCTCGTTCGAGCTGCTGGTGCGCTCCGAACTGCCGGACGCCGCTCCGGTGCGACCGTTCGCGCTGGAGTCCTACCGGGTGCAGGTCGAGCACCGCGAGGACGGCGCGGTGGTCTCCGAGGCCACGGTCAAGATCCGGGTACGCGGGGAGCGCGTGATCGCCACGGCGGAGGGCAACGGCCCGGTCAACGCCCTCGACGAGGCGCTGCGGGTCGGCCTCGGTCGGCACTACCCGCAGCTGCGGGACTTCGAACTCGCCGACTACAAGGTGCGCATCCTGGAGGGCAGCCACGGCACCGGAGCGGTCACCCGGGTGCTGGTGGAGACGGCCGACGGCCGGGGTGGCGACTGGACCACGGTCGGCGTGCACCCGAACGTCGTGGAGGCCAGCTGGCACGCCCTGGTCGACGCGCTCACCTACGGCCTCGACCGCGCCCGCGTCTGACGCGGCCGCCTGCCCGGCTCACGGCCGACCGCGAGGTCTGCCCGCGCCACGTGGTCTCACCGGCCGGGCAGGCGCAGGTCGGCCAGCACGGCACGATGGTCGCTGCGCGCCAGCCCGTGCACCTCGACCGCGCGAACCGCGATCCGGCGGTCGACCAGCACGTGGTCGATGGTCACCGGCGGGATCAGGTCGCCGTCGTAGGGGCCCCAGGTGCCGACCAGCCCGGCCCCGACGGCGGCCGCCGCGTCCGTGTATCCGGTGTCGATGAGAGCGCGTAGCGGTGAGTGGTCGAGGGTGGCGTTGAAGTCCCCGGCCAGGATGCTCAGCGGGCCGCGCGGGGTGGCCGGAGGCTGCGCGGCAAGGTCGGCACGCCAATGGCCCACCTGGTCCACCGCGTACGGGGCGGCGGGGTGCACCGACTCGACCCTGATCGGGGGCGACCCCGCAACGGCGAGCGTCGCGTACGCCTGCGTGAAGCCCCATGCCCCGCGCAGGTGACGGATCCCGCCGTCGGTCATCGGGTGGCGGCTGTACAGACCCGAGCCGGTGGTGCCCTCCACCGGGTGGGTCTGGCGGTGGGGCAGCAGGTCGGCCAGCCCGAGCCCGTCCAGAGCGGTCGCCGCCTGCGGGGTGAGTTCCTGCACCGCCAGCACGTCGACCCGCTCGGCGCGTACCAGGGCCACGAGCAACGCCGGGTCGGCCGATCCGGCGAGCAGGTTCGCGGTGAGCACCCGCAGTGCGGGACCGTCCACCTCGGGGGCGGGGGAGGGCAGCGCGCGGGGTGCCACCGTGGCCGCGAGTGCGATTGTGGTCAGCGCCGCCACGAGCACCGGCCCTCGCCGCCGCAGGACGGCCGCGAGCAGCAGCGGCACGAGGCTCGCCCCGCAGGCGTAGGGCGTGAATGCCAGCGCCTGCACCAGCGGTCCCCGATCGAGGTCGAAGAACCGGACCAGTGCCCACAGCACACCGGGTGTCACGAGCAGCCAGGCGACGACCGTCCACCGTGGTTTCCTCCGGGCGGGCGACGGCGCAGGGTCGACGGTCACGGGCGGATGCTAGCCCCGCTTCGCGTGGGGGCCGGTGCCGACCTCGGGGGAAGGAGCCCGCCCGCAGTGCAGTTCGTGAATGGTCACACTTTCGCGTTTCACAATTACCTGTCGGTTGGAAGACGCGCCGAAAATGGGTGATCAACTATTGACGTACGCATTTTTCCAGTGCTACGTTCCACCTGGTCGGAACCCGCAACTGTGAGTAGTAATACCAGCTCAGAGTGGGTCTGATCCGGTGGTGCGGCGGCTTCGCAGAGGTGCGAACTGAAAGTCGTTGTTCCGACTTCGGCCGCCATTGTCGCCTCACCTGGAATGGCAACATCCGCCCCGCGCATTGCGGGTCGGCTCTATCCCCACGGTCACACGAGGGAGACCTGTCATGACCAGAATCCTCCGACGTAAGGCAGCGGTCGTCACGCTTGCCGCCCTGGCACTGGCCCTGGCCGGCGGCGGGGTCGCCGTCGCCAAGCCTGCGGCGAAGGCCCCGACCGAGGTCGTCCAGCCGGGCGCCCGGGGCACCCAGCCGCCGGTCACGGCCGAGGCCCAGCGCAGCGCCAAGGCAGAGATCGCGCGGGCCGCCGACGAGGTGGGCGCCAACCTGCACAACGTCTACGGCACGGTGGTCAACGCCAACGGCACCAAGGCCCGTGGCTGGGGCACCGTCATCAAGTACGGCGTCGGGCAGTACGAGGTGCAGTTCGGCGTCAACGTCGCCAGCGGTGTGTACGCCGCCACCATCGGCCGGGCGGACTCCTGCTGCATCCCGCCCGCCGGCGAGGTGTCGGTGGCACCGCGGCTGCTCACTCCGACCGCGGTGTTCATCCAGACGTACAACTCGGCCGGCGTCCCCGCCGACCGGCCGTTCCACCTGATCGTCCACAGCTGATCCACCTGACGCCGCCGGCCCCTGCCACTTCCGGCAGGGGCCGGTGGGGCGTCCTGCCACCCGGAGCAGGCGCCAGCGCGGCGGCGCGGCGGGACGGCGGCGGGAGCTTCGGGGGCGGCGGCGCGATGGGACGGCGGCGGGAGCTTCGGGGGCGGCGGCGGGAGCTTTGGTCGACGACGGCCAGGGGAACGCAGATCCGACCCCCGCACGCCCTCTGGGGTCGACCGCCCCGGCCGTGCCGTCTGTGCCGCCCAGGGTCGGTAATTCCGACGTTTGTCCGAGGGGTGCCCCGGGAAGCAAGCACCGTGACGGACATCTCGGACACCCTGGCCAGCACGCCCACCCCGGTCCACTCCGAGGCGGGCCCGGCCGAGCTGGAACAGACCCTGCACGAGGTCAAACGCGTGATCGTCGGGCAGGACCGGCTCGTCGAGCGGTTGCTCACCGCCCTGGTCGCCGACGGGCACTGCCTGCTGGAAGGCGTACCCGGGGTGGCCAAGACCCTCGCCGCGCACACCCTCGCCACCGTCGTCGGCGGCACCTTCTCCCGGATCCAGTTCACCCCCGACCTCGTCCCCTCCGACATCGTCGGCACCCGCATCTACCGGGCGTCGAAGGAGAGCTTCGACATCGAGCTGGGCCCGATCATGGCGAACCTCGTGCTCGCCGACGAGATCAACCGCGCGCCGGCCAAGGTGCAGTCGGCGCTGCTGGAGGCCATGGCCGAGCGGCAGGTCTCCATCGGTGGACGCAGCTGGCGGGTGCCGGAACCCTTCCTGGTGCTGGCCACCCAGAACCCCATCGAGTCCGAGGGGGTCTACCAGCTCCCGGAGGCGCAGCGCGACCGGTTCCTCATGAAGGTCGTCGTGGGCTACCCGAGCGACGCCGACGAACTGGCCATCCTCTACCGGATGAGCGCCGACCGGCCGACCCCGCGCCGGGTGCTCGACCCACGCCGACTACGTGACCTCCAGGACCGGGCGGCCGCCGTGTTCGTCCACCACGCCATCGCCGAGTACGTGGTGCGACTCATCCTCGCCACCCGCGACCCGCAACGGTTCGGGCTGCCCGAGATCGTCCCGCTGCTGGCGTACGGGGCCAGCCCCCGGGCCACCCTCGGCCTGGTCGCCGCGGCCCGGGCCCGAGCGCTGCTGCGCGGCCGGGAGTACGTGCTCCCCGAGGACGTGCGGGAACTCGCGGTGGACGTGCTCGCCCACCGGCTGGTGCTGACCTTCGACGCGATCGCCGACGGGGTGACCGCCGAGTCGGTGGTGCGCCGCCTGGTCGACGCGGTGCCGCCACCCCGGATCGCCACCAGCCAGCCCGAACACGTCGGCGACCTGGCGGCGGCATGACCCGGCGGAACCAACCGGCCGGGCCGGGCCTGGCCGACCTCACCCCCGACCAACGGCTGCGCCGCCTCGAACTCACCGTCACGCGTCGCCTCGACGGCATGCTGCACGGCCAGTACCGTGGCCTGCTGCCCGGCCCTGGCAGCGAACCTTCGGGCAGCCGGGAGTACCGCCCGGGTGAGGACGAGGTGCGCCGGATGGACTGGGCGGTGACCGCCCGCACCGCCGTGCCGCACGTCCGTGAGGTCGACGCCGACCGGGAGCTGACCACCTGGCTGCTCGTCGACGCCAGCCCGAGCATGGAGTACGGCACCGCGGAACTGGACAAGCGGGAACTCGCCGTCGCCGCCGTCGCCGCCGTCGGATTCCTCACCGCCGGGGCCGGCAACCGCCTCGGCGCGCAGGTGCTCGGGCCGGCGGGGCTGCGCCGGTTCCCGGCGCTGTCGGGGCGTACCCATCTGCTCGGGGTGTTGCGCACGCTGCTCGCCGCGCCCCGCCACGGCGGTCACGACGCGGGCGCCGCGCCCCGCCGTGGCGGTCACGCCGCGCCCGCCGCCCCACCCGACCTGTCCGACGCCCTCGCCGCCCTGGCCCGGGTCGCCAACCGGCGTGGCCTGGTCGTGGTCGTCTCCGACTTCCTCGACGGCCTGCCCGACGACCCCCGACACCCGCCGGTCTGGGAGCGGGCGCTGCGCCGACTGGCCGTCCGCCACCAGGTGCTCGCCGTCGAGATCACCGACCCGCGTGAGCTGGAACTGCCCGACGTCGGCCTGATCACGCTGACCGACCCGGAAACCGGCCGGCGGCGCGAGGTGTGGACCGGCGACCGCCGGCTGCGCGAGCGGTACGCGGCGGCGGCCAGCGCCCAGCGTGACCAGGTACGCCAGGCGCTGCGCCGGGCCGGGGCGGGCCACCTGCCACTGCGTACCGACTCCGACTGGGGGGCCGACATCGTGCGCCACGTACACGCCCAGCGTCGCCTGGCGGCGACCCGGGCCGGCACGCCACCGGTAGGTGTGGCGTGATCTGGCAGTCCCCGGCC
Protein-coding regions in this window:
- a CDS encoding FAD:protein FMN transferase encodes the protein MRTDEQPRTRWVDTSAFRRPDLRLGRLGHRADPSGTVPGDRIAVRHSVRTSTAGYTLLLNAPTRLGRRGVVEALRDAVAELRAVDLTYGPSRPESLVSRLRRNEISPESYPPLADLVDRCAAMRAATDGWFDAWAVPGGFDPGGLLGGWAVERAAARLRAAGIHDYAVVAGADLVVRGHAAHGGPWRVAVHHPTDRRRTPTVLEMTAGAVGTSGVSGRQGHVVDPHTGEPADQFVAATVVGPDLAVADAYATALYAAGPAGLAWFRGNSPYRSLLAHQR
- a CDS encoding 3-isopropylmalate dehydrogenase, whose translation is MARIAVVAGDGIGPEVVAQARKVVDAVLPGVEATEYDLGAARYHRTGEVLPESVLEELAGHDAILLGAVGDPTVPPGVLERGLLLKLRFAFDQYVNLRPSRLWPGVAGPLAAVKPGEVDLVVVREGTEGLYAGAGGALHRGTPAEVATEESLNTRHGVERVIRDAFARARRRERRKVTLVHKTNVLTHAGSLWARAFEAVAAEHPDVTTEYQHVDAAAMFLVTQPQRYDVVVTDNLFGDILTDIAAAVTGGIGLAASGSINPDGAYPSMFEPVHGSAPDIAGRGVADPVAAVLSAGLLLDQLGHAEEAARITAAVGSELAARTPGVPVRTVEVGDRLAAYAAS
- a CDS encoding branched-chain amino acid aminotransferase, whose product is MSGGDTLEFEIRPNPAPVTAADRAALLANPGFGRVFTDHMVTIRYADGKGWYDARVEARAPIPMDPASAVLHYAQEIFEGMKAYRTADGGVTMFRPEANAARFNTSARRMAMPALPESTFVESLHRLIEIDRAWIPEGEDGSLYLRPFMFASEVFLGVRPANEYLYVAIASPVGAYFSGGVKPVTVWVSPDFTRAAPGGTGAAKCGGNYAASLAAQAEAIEHGCDQVVFLDAVERRWVDELGGMNVFFVYDDGSVATPPLTGTILPGITRESVITLATAAGHRVQERPVSFADWQADAASGRLREVFACGTAAVVTPIGQVRFPDGEFTIGDGEPGQVTMALRQQLVDMQRGKTADPHGWVHRVL
- a CDS encoding tyrosine-protein phosphatase produces the protein MEPIELNRRIALSSAFNFRDVGGYRGHAGRTVRWGRLYRSDSLHRIGPDDHEAFTALGVRTVIDLRRPQEVARDGRVPDLDGLTYRHIHPEHADWAEKPYAPGADLARYLADRYADLAQTGTAGLAEAIGLIADSTAAPVVVHCVAGKDRTGIVCALTLSVLGVHDDDIVADYALSTEASQRFSAWLRQTLPEVQDVPAPFLASPAETMRLFLAELREGHGSVEDYLRHAGVSSAQLTALRTHLLE
- a CDS encoding PRC-barrel domain-containing protein, producing MLHGGQGAFAGGAPAGSFDPWRYRDDAGVADTDLVGYKVEATDGSIGKIDEASHEVNASYLVVDTGPWIFGKKVMLPAGTVNRVDHDDKKVFVDRSKDQIKAAPEYDETDTDPAYRDKLGGYYGDTYTATPPGTAR
- the cimA gene encoding citramalate synthase, with amino-acid sequence MTFQVYDTTLRDGAQREGLSYSVVDKLAVARLLDELGVGFIEGGWPGAVPKDTEFFRRARTELDLRHAVLVAFGATRRAGVTVTDDQQVRGLLDAETPAVALVAKADLRHVERALRTTAEENLAMIRDTVTHLVAEGRRVFVDGEHFFDGYRHDPAYTASVVETALAAGAERFVLCDTNGGMLPSQVTAAVADLVARTGINPERFGMHAQNDTSCAVANTIAAVEAGVRHVQGTANGYGERPGNADIFAVVANLQLKLGMPVLPQGCLEQMVRVSHAIAEIANIAPDTHQAYVGAAAFAHKAGLHASAIKVDPVLYNHVDPSVVGNDMRILVTEMAGRASIELKSRELGLDLAGHPETLSRVTSRVKELEAGGWSFEAADASFELLVRSELPDAAPVRPFALESYRVQVEHREDGAVVSEATVKIRVRGERVIATAEGNGPVNALDEALRVGLGRHYPQLRDFELADYKVRILEGSHGTGAVTRVLVETADGRGGDWTTVGVHPNVVEASWHALVDALTYGLDRARV
- a CDS encoding endonuclease/exonuclease/phosphatase family protein, producing the protein MTVDPAPSPARRKPRWTVVAWLLVTPGVLWALVRFFDLDRGPLVQALAFTPYACGASLVPLLLAAVLRRRGPVLVAALTTIALAATVAPRALPSPAPEVDGPALRVLTANLLAGSADPALLVALVRAERVDVLAVQELTPQAATALDGLGLADLLPHRQTHPVEGTTGSGLYSRHPMTDGGIRHLRGAWGFTQAYATLAVAGSPPIRVESVHPAAPYAVDQVGHWRADLAAQPPATPRGPLSILAGDFNATLDHSPLRALIDTGYTDAAAAVGAGLVGTWGPYDGDLIPPVTIDHVLVDRRIAVRAVEVHGLARSDHRAVLADLRLPGR
- a CDS encoding AAA family ATPase, which gives rise to MTDISDTLASTPTPVHSEAGPAELEQTLHEVKRVIVGQDRLVERLLTALVADGHCLLEGVPGVAKTLAAHTLATVVGGTFSRIQFTPDLVPSDIVGTRIYRASKESFDIELGPIMANLVLADEINRAPAKVQSALLEAMAERQVSIGGRSWRVPEPFLVLATQNPIESEGVYQLPEAQRDRFLMKVVVGYPSDADELAILYRMSADRPTPRRVLDPRRLRDLQDRAAAVFVHHAIAEYVVRLILATRDPQRFGLPEIVPLLAYGASPRATLGLVAAARARALLRGREYVLPEDVRELAVDVLAHRLVLTFDAIADGVTAESVVRRLVDAVPPPRIATSQPEHVGDLAAA
- a CDS encoding DUF58 domain-containing protein, with the protein product MTRRNQPAGPGLADLTPDQRLRRLELTVTRRLDGMLHGQYRGLLPGPGSEPSGSREYRPGEDEVRRMDWAVTARTAVPHVREVDADRELTTWLLVDASPSMEYGTAELDKRELAVAAVAAVGFLTAGAGNRLGAQVLGPAGLRRFPALSGRTHLLGVLRTLLAAPRHGGHDAGAAPRRGGHAAPAAPPDLSDALAALARVANRRGLVVVVSDFLDGLPDDPRHPPVWERALRRLAVRHQVLAVEITDPRELELPDVGLITLTDPETGRRREVWTGDRRLRERYAAAASAQRDQVRQALRRAGAGHLPLRTDSDWGADIVRHVHAQRRLAATRAGTPPVGVA